From the genome of Brassica oleracea var. oleracea cultivar TO1000 chromosome C4, BOL, whole genome shotgun sequence:
ATAAGTAAATATATTGTAAATATGAATTCTGTGCCTACCTGATCAATAAAAAGCAAAAACATATTTATTTGAAAGTTTATAGAATTCTTTACTTTTGACATAACTGATCAATAATTGCATTAAAATGTCAGATTTCAAAACAGAAGAAAAAAGGTATTGAATGACAAAGAAACAAAACCAAAACTAGATTTTACTTTTAATATACGCATGCAGCTCTGCGTAAAAAAGTAAAAACTTCCATGTGACAGAGCAGAGCCAGAAGATCCTAAATACGATTTTCTTTTTAGGACAGTGATATGAATTCTGTTTGGTCGGATAATTATATCACCATCATAGCAATTACTAAGGTTTTGTGTTCCGTTAATACCCCTAGAGATAGTGAAAATTTACTTTACCTTGCCCTTCGGTTCTGAAACCACACTTCTACTTGTCTTGTCCACAGATTCAACTGTTTTGCTAGAGCCAGCTTTTGCTTCTGCCCAATCAGATGACTCAAAAAATGAAATAAGCATATGCAACCATGTACGATAAATTTACAAAAATGCCACTGACCGGATTTAGAGTGCTATGTTCTTTGAATGTTTCTTCAAGAACCAAAGCTTGTTCCTTAGATAACCGGAGTTTCTTCCTCGTTCCCTCGCAGTTTCCTCCTTCTTCTTCGTCGCTTCCTCCACGGTGTGAGCAAGAAGCTCTCTCAGCCTCGTTCTCATCTCCTCCTCCGTCTCCCCTCGCCGCCGCAAGATCCCTCTTGTTCCCACTCACACTCGAAACGTTGCTGTTCGGTGATGACACGCCCGCAGCGTCTTCTTCTAAGTTAATCACGACCGTCGCAGAAGGAGTTCTGTTTACTTCGAGACCTCTTAGAAGAGATCCAACGTCAGAGTTTCTTTCTGCAGAAAGAATTTTCAACTTCAGTTTCCAAACATTTTCTTTTTTGCTAAATTCAGTTTCTAAACTTATAAACTAAAATATTTTATACAAAAAAAAATAAGAAAGATAAATAGGATCGGATCTGAGACATATGTGTGTTAGGACTATATAAAGATTACAGCAAAATCTTCAAAGAAACATAATAAATCATGTTCTATACAGAAACAAAATTCTTACACATTAAATGTAAAAAACTTAGGTAAATAGTCTGGAAAATAAAAACGAGAAAGAGAAACAACAAAATTACCAGAGGACTGGAACTGGTGAGGCCAAGAGTTGTGATAAATCTTCTTCTGAAGATGGTTATTATTGTGATTGTGCATGTGAGAAAACGAAGAAGTTCTCAACGGCAATAGATTCAACCCCAGTCCCAGAGATGGTTCCTTTAGCTGACTTAACCCCAAGCTTAGACTCAGACCCAAACCATCTTCGCTTTCACCCATTTCTTCAAGATTTTCTTGGAAATTTTGGGTCAAAAAAGATTTTTCTGGAGAAAACAATGAAGTTGTGCTGGTTAATAATGTTTGAGAGAGAGAGAGAGGAAGGAAGTTTATGTAGGGGATTGGGGTTTCAATGATGACTTATGTCAGACAGACTCTTGTCATTTCAATGATGATATATATTGTTACCTGCTCATCTAAAAAACTTTAGCAACCGTTAGAAAATAAAAATGTCATTTAACTCAAATACGTTGAATTTTGAGAAGATTATTTTGTTTTTCTTCACTTCAGTTATTTTTTTACTTGTGTTTGACTATTATATACTATACTGAATTACTGTTTATTTTACTATTTTAATATACATAATGCTTTGTGCATCAATTCAAAATTTTATTCTCTAGAACTCATATACTTATCAATCTTGAATAGGAATTGATATGCATACTAACGATATACTTCATTTAACAAAAGTCTGGAATAGTCTTGCAGATCTCTGTGTGCACTGTTTTTTATACACTAAACATGAAGGAGTAATTTAAGAGGAAAAGACAGATGTAGTAAAGTATGTGCGCGTGGAGAGGAAGAGAATGGCGTTGGGGGTATGGGAGTCAAAAACGATGTAGTATTGATAGGTTACACAGAGGCTAGCTCTGTATGGGGTTAGACTTTAGAGTTCCCTCAAGTCGAACATGCATTCGATTCTCTATCTTGAATTAACGTATTATCCTCTTTTCCAAAAACTCTCATGTGATTAGTGCATATTTTTGGTCAACTAACAAAAGAGAATTTCAACTTTTCCATTAATTGTCATGGTTCAGTCAAATATAAAACGGACATTTGGAAAAGATTAGTCGTGGTAGAGTTTATGGGTTATGGCACACCTGATACCTACCTCTTGTGCTGAGACAATAATATTACTTCCCGAAGTTGTTGATAATGTCATCATTATCACTGCTTCAGTTTCTTCGAGAGTTACAGACAAGACAGGTCGGGCTTGTTAATTAATTTATTTTGAAGTTAAATAACGTCCGACTCTTTCAACCACAATTAAATGTATGTTTACTTTCCGATATTCTTTATTGTAAATGAATATGTATTTGACTTTTATGACTTTTAAATATCTTCAAATTTTATTCTTATTGTTAATCAATCTGTATTTGACTCTTTATGACTTCTAGAGCAGCGTTACCGGTGGATATCTTCCTATGAGTACCTAATGCATATAATAATAATATTGTTTAGTTCCAACATCAAAATGAAAAATAAAAGAAACCTGAAGCAATTAAAAGAAGACAGTTTGCACTTGAATTTCTTTACTGTCAGAAATAATCTCTTCGGAGAGAGATTCACCTCAACAATTCTCATTCTTTTTTTACTTTTTGGATTTGATTTCATTAATATAGGTTCCGATTAGTAGTGGTCGTAAAAAAAAATCTGTAGATTTTTTGTTGTGGCTTTAGATTTTATTGCTGTAGAATTTTATGCAAAGCACTAAACAACTGGTTTGGATATTTGGCTCTGCAGAGTACTTGTACAGCTGTAGGTTATTTCAAGAGCTGTGGTTTCAAAAAAAAAGTAAAGCTTGATTGTTCTGAATTTAGTGCTGTAAAAATAAATACGGTTGTGGACAGCACCTACGGCAACTACCAATCACCAAATTTCTGACACCAAATTTCTGACCTATCTTCGATCAATATGGAAGATGCTTTTCATTGATTTCAAAACACTTTGCTTTGACCTTTTAAGAAACAAATTTCTGGTAAATTAATTTTATACATTTGATTTTCATTTGGAGTAATTGGACTGTTTTGCTTTAAGCCTTTAACCATCAAATTGAATTTTACTCTGGATTTTTCTTTATATTCCACTAACCATAATGAAAAGGGAGTAAATGATTTTATAAGATATTACCCTTTCCTCTCAAGTTGCTTTTCTTTCCTCTAGTATTCTGATTCTTTTACATACTTGAGATCGAGTAGTGCAACAAACTTATATACTCAAAATTTTAATTGAAATATATTACAAACTATGTACTCGTAAGCTAATGTATATATGCTTGATTTAATTATAAAATTGGTTTTAAGGAAAACAGTTAAATAACCACAATAAGTTATAACAAAGTAAAAAATGTAAACCAAATGGTCTTGGCTTAGTGGTAAAGGGTTCATAGCTGTGAATACCGTCTTGGGTTCGATTTTCCTTGACCATCCGGAGTGCCTTAAATGGTAAAAAAATACGGATCATGCGAGACTCGTATTGATTAATTTTTGGGCCTAAAAAGCTTTTAGGATCACACTACGGTTATAAAAAAAAACTAAAGAGTGTAGTTGGATGCATGTTAACGTTCATATGCAATTCTAATTTAATTCTTTATATTCCAAGGTTTGATTCTCCAGATTTTTTTTTTGTCAACGATTTTCTCCAGATCTCAAGGTGAACTTTTTCTATCATTTTTTGGTAAACTATAATTTTTCATATGAGAATAAGCAAATTTGACATGTGATCCCTTTTGGTTATGCAATTCGATACCTAGTTTCTACAACTCGCATAGTTCTATTCGCATGCTAACAATTGTTACTCCTAGTACTATAATATTTTTTTTTATTTAACATGCAAATTTTCATATAATACTATAGTTTATGTTACCGTGATCTTAAATCCGGTATAGTGGTGGTCTAACGTTTTTACTGGATGAAGAGTTTTCATGCTAGTCAAGGCCAGAGATCAATTTTTTTCCACTGAGAAATTGATAGCTCCACATGTGAACTTCCAACGTAGAGCAATCAAACTTGTTTATCACCAGTAAGTCAGTCGACAAGAACATATTTAGGCTCCGAATGGTAACACCAGATTGGACAGTGCGGAACAAACGGATTGGTTAGTGCGGTGCGGTTTAAGAGCGGTTTGTGTTAGAAAAACGCATACTGCGGAACAAGTGCGGTTCATCAAATAGAACCGGTTTAAGAAATATGTGAGTGGTGACCAAAATAATAAAAAGTGCGGGACAAATACTTGAATGATATTAATAAACTAAATAATGCTGAAAATATAAAATAATATTCTACTTAATATTATAAATATATTATAAACATTTTTATAAAGTACAAATAAATTATAATCAGAAAATAACTTTATTTTATTGATTTTTCCATAGCATATTTGCAATATTATCTCTTATTTTCCCTACCCCATCTAAGGGCATGACTGGTTCAGACGCAGCGGTTGCGGGAGTTTGCGGATGCGGATGGTTGCGGTTTCTAACAGTTTTAAGAGATTTGTACGACTGGTTATGCGGTTATAAATTAGTACATTTGCGGGACACTTATGACTGGTTAACTACCAAATGCAGCAGTTGTTAAATAATAAATTAATAATATTTACATTTTATATAATTATAAAAATATCAAAAATAATAACATTATAATAAATATAAAAAATATATTTAGAAAGTTATAGTTGTAAATTTTTTTAAAATTATAGAAAATATTTTTATTTTAAAATTTTATAATATTAATTAAAATATAATTGATATATTTTAGTATTTTTATAATTCTAATTTAAAATTTTTATTGAATATTTTTATTTTTGTATTTATATTATTTTAAAAAAAAGAAGAAAAGTTATCATTCTGCAACCGTCCGCAACCGCAAACGCTAGCTGGAACCAGTTTTTGAATTTATGAGGTTTAGAACGGTTTGAAGCGGTTTAGAGCGGTTTGAGTGATTGTTGTAAAACGCCAACAACCGCTACCAATCGCAAAAGCTGCGTTTGCGGATGGTAGCGGAAAAACCAGTCATATCCTAAGTTTATATCTCAGCCGTCGCTTGTTGATATATTGTACCAAAAATAATCATATTACCCTATTCAATCCAGATCTTTTGTATATAATTAGTTATACGATGATACATATAAAATATATAACACTAATCACGAAAAATGAATATGAAAGTATAAAAAATGTAAAAATCAATATCGCATGCGCGAGTGTTAAACACTAGTTAATAATTAAAACAACAAAAATAACTGATACACCTAACCAAACCACATCATATTACATGCTTTCCATATCTAGGTGCGGTACAAGACTCAACCCGTCTCGCACTATTCTCTTTTTAAAATTTATTATTTTTTATTTGTAAGATTCAGTAGTAAAAGAAAAATGTATGGTGACCTATATACTGTCCCGCAGTGCGTTCCCCTCATCCCGCTGTCAACACTCAAGGCCTTAGTTAGATACTCATTTCGGCCTAGACACCTCTTCTGTTTAATAAAAAAAAATTATGTATAACGAATGATGTTGATATATATATATATATATATATATATGTATAGATTCATCTCTGAAATTTTAAAAGTGTAGCAACTAGCAAGTTATAAATCGCAATGAATTTTACAATGAACTTAGAATGAAACTAATCGCCGTTTTCTGATCTATTAAATCTGTCTCAGATTCGAGTATACTCATGTATGTGAATTTTTACAATACAGTGTGTGTCGGTGTAAACAATTTAAAAAAATAAAAAAAAAATCAAAGAACAAGAAGATGTGGAGGTCACGTGGGAGATTGGGAATGGGTTCACGTGCATTAACACGTGGAAAATTGCCAGCGTGGCAGCACATGGTCCCAAGTGACCACACTCGTGCGGCGTAGCTTTGGTTCCTCCACGACCAGACATCCGCTTCTCTTCAATCATTGGATACTCACTCTCTCTCTTCTCTCACATACCTACGTGCAAGCTATCTCGCGTGCAAACCACACTTTTAAAGGAAAGAACACTCGAAGGCCAACAATACAACGACTATAACTTGCATAAACATTTGTGTAAAATTAAGAAAATGAACAAAAGTATTACAGTAATATCGTAAGTCAATCTAGATTCTAGACTACATTTCATTATTATCCTCCGCCAATAATATACTAGACATAAGACCAGTATGAAAACTGAAAAATGCACAAAATCGATGATATATTGCACACTGCAAAAATATAGACAGGGTTCTCATAACAATTTGAAGATGAAATTAAAGCCTATTTTGCCCCCAAAAAAACTAAAGACTTCATATGATTTTGGTAAGAAACATCTAGCTAAGAACCGACCAAAGTAACCAAATCCATGTTCCATCGCAATAATGCATGAGCATATATATATACTTCCTTCTTTTTTACTGAAAGGAGATATATACTTTAAATCTTTAATCATGTGTTTATGAGCTCACTAATTTTGACTCGTCTAAATAAAACAAAACTGATAGAAAATCTGGCCCCACGCGTGTGTCCATATCCATGTGCAAAATCTCTCCCACGCATGTGTTCTCTTATTTTCCCAGATTCAGTTCGAGCTAAAATTTATCACTTCTTGATCTATCTTAGAGCATGATTAACGGTAAATCCGTTTATGCGGTCTTTAAAAAAAAAAAAATGAACCAATCGCAGGCCACCACGTATCGGTGAGGCCCGCAAACATTGCAAAAACTATCCAAATGCCAAAATCGATTCTTATTTCGCGACTTTGAAGACCATTTTTTTTTAAAATGGGGCCCATACATTAATTTTCTGGAGAAACCAGTTTAGGAAACCGCGATATTCATGGCCTTATACTAATTCTGATTTTGATTATTTTAGTATAGTAATATATACGTATAACAGCTTATTAGAAACCTGAATGTATCGTTATTGATTTCCAGGCACTTTTGCTGGAAAAAAGTCCAGGCATATGATTATATGCGCCTGTGTTTTTGTGGAGAAATTCTTGGGTTCACCTTCTAGGGTGAACATTTAGATTCACCAACCAATAGTGTTTGAATATTTGATATTTGATATCTTTTAAAAAAGGAAACAAAATTGAATTTCCAAATAAGATTATATTTTTTAATTAAAACAATAAAAATAATTAAAAATAATTACAAAAAATAAATAAATAAATATTGTTAAACCGTTAGCAAAATACTAAATCTTATACCCTAAATCCTAAACTCCAACCCCTAAATTATAAACTTTAAATCTTGGATAAACCGTAAACGATTAGAAAATTTTAAACCCTAAATCATATATTAAAAACTAAATCTTAATAACACTAAACCCTAAAACCTTGGATAAACCCTGAACCCTCGGATAAATCATAAACTCTAAATCAAAAATATTTAAAATTAAACCCTAGAGTTTATGATTTATCCAAGGGTTCAGAGTTTACCCAAGGGTTTAGGGTTTAGTGATTAGGATTTAGGGTTTAGTGTTATTAAAATTTAGTTTTTAATGTATGATTTAGGGTTTAATATTTTCCAGCGGTTTAGAGTTTATCCAAAGTTTAAGGTCTAACATTTAGGGTTTAGGGTTTAGGATTTAGGGTATAGGGTTTAGTATTTTGTCCAATACTTAACAATAATAATTAATTTATTTTTTTAATTATTTTATGTATTTTTATTATTTTATTTTAAAAATATAATTTAATTTGGATATTCAATTATATTTTCTTAATGACGTTAAAAAAATCAACTATAATACACTGTAGATATATAGTGCATCCATTAATAATTGTTCGCTAGCGAATTTAATCATTACAAAATATTATTATATTTTTTTCACGTACTACATGATTGTACTGACGTATCTAACAATTTACTCGAAAGCTTAATCATTGCACATGTTCACGTGGGAAGCCCGTCACTTTATTTTGGTCCGTTCTAAGATTTGATTAATTCTTACCAATTTATTATTGGTCATTCGTGCAATTTGTATTAATAGATTTAAAGAGAACTTTAGTAAACATATGCCAAGCTTTGGAAAAGAAACATAGTGCTTTTTTTTTTTTTTTGAGAATAGCATACTGCCAAGTTGGAAATGAATATTATGACTTGAGAATACAGCTGTTCACATGCATGCAGAAATTAGATAACCAAATAAAGAAAAAATAATATCTACGTGATGACCCTAGGAGAGACTTTTTTTGTTACTTCCAGATAAGCTTCTTTTTTTTTTTTTTTTTTATAATTATATAAATCAGCTCGAAAAAACGGGAATTAGATCCGGTTACAAGTAGGTTTTGAACAAAATTTCCAAGGTCAAACTAATACAAAGCTAGCTTCGCCCACCCACTAAACCCGGTACATTCCGCTAGCCCGTCTTCGAAATTCCTTAGAATCGGTTACCGTTCTCAGCCATCGACGAGAATCACTAGAAAGTGAGGTTCTCCTTGTTGCCTCAGATGACGGGAGTTCTAGTGTCGTCTCCGGAGTAGCTGGCTCCCGATTAACTCCACCAAACTCATAACCATCTCTATCTTTAAAGCACCAGACGACTAATAGGGGAGAATTTCAGACACTTACCATAAGCCTTGCGAGCGCCACCAAAGCCCGGTTTGTACGCAACGCCACACAACGTTTGAAACCGCCTCGCGAACAAGCAAATGCTTGCTACTGCCGCCACCGAACTATACACAAAAGAGGCCTGACCTCTATACCACACATCAAACCAAAGGGACTCAATCACCTGCACGCATATCAGCCAACTACACTACCGATGATGAATCAAAAAGATCCTTCACCAGAACTGGGATGGTAGCTAAGCACAAGAGAGGCACCGCCACATCAAGACCAAAGCTGGGACGCCTCTTGCCGCCTTTGAGAACCGAAGATACAGTGAAAGTGCCACGCCAAATTATTCACCTGCGCCTACAGTGAAACCAAAATTGAAACACAAGAGCCCAAGCTTCCAAATGAGATGCGGCCGCAAACCAATTGGAAGGCTCAGAATGGTGACGAGAAGAA
Proteins encoded in this window:
- the LOC106342252 gene encoding homeobox-leucine zipper protein ATHB-4-like, encoding MGESEDGLGLSLSLGLSQLKEPSLGLGLNLLPLRTSSFSHMHNHNNNHLQKKIYHNSWPHQFQSSERNSDVGSLLRGLEVNRTPSATVVINLEEDAAGVSSPNSNVSSVSGNKRDLAAARGDGGGDENEAERASCSHRGGSDEEEGGNCEGTRKKLRLSKEQALVLEETFKEHSTLNPKQKLALAKQLNLWTRQVEVWFQNRRARTKLKQTEVDCEYLKRCCDTLTEENRRLHKEVSELRALKLSPHLYMHMTPPTTLTMCPSCERVSASSSSSAMAAAAPPSSTASGGGRIPTVVGRPSPQRPTPCAAISLQSRLAH